Proteins encoded by one window of Massilia sp. NR 4-1:
- a CDS encoding RimK family alpha-L-glutamate ligase, producing MAKKVLIVTNSFDLHADLVVPLLTARDCAVFRINLDAFPRDYQICQLFTHSKMSSEIRHLPTGASIDLAEVGAVWTRKPADFAFASEDLTAQERAYAKMETEHALFGLLYPLDCYWMSHPVALRGAMWKGEQLQRAMTMGFRVPASIVTNSPERVREFKESVQGELVFKCLSSPMLGAEAVADEDRIATGLATTIVTDEMMESLDAVSEVACHFQEYIHKQYELRVTIIAGRIFAAKLHSQDDPRTAVDSRDMSAEILYEATELPDEIKERCLVFVQSYGLNYSALDLIVTPEGEYVFLENNPSGQFLYVEQLIPEFKMLDAVADRLSQEAACRI from the coding sequence ATGGCAAAAAAGGTTTTGATCGTCACCAATAGTTTTGATCTGCATGCTGATCTGGTTGTTCCCTTGCTTACGGCCCGCGACTGCGCCGTGTTCCGCATCAATCTGGATGCTTTCCCCCGCGACTATCAAATCTGCCAGCTGTTCACGCACAGTAAAATGAGCAGCGAAATCCGCCATCTGCCGACCGGCGCCAGCATCGATCTGGCCGAGGTGGGCGCCGTGTGGACGCGCAAGCCCGCCGATTTCGCCTTCGCCAGCGAAGACCTGACGGCGCAGGAGCGCGCCTACGCCAAAATGGAAACCGAACATGCCTTGTTCGGCCTTCTCTATCCCCTCGATTGCTATTGGATGAGCCATCCCGTGGCCCTGCGCGGCGCCATGTGGAAGGGCGAGCAGCTGCAGCGCGCGATGACGATGGGCTTCCGCGTGCCCGCTTCCATCGTCACCAACTCGCCCGAGCGGGTGAGGGAGTTCAAGGAGAGCGTGCAGGGCGAGCTGGTATTCAAATGCCTGTCCTCGCCCATGCTGGGCGCGGAAGCCGTGGCCGACGAGGACCGCATCGCCACCGGCCTGGCCACCACCATCGTCACCGACGAGATGATGGAAAGCCTGGATGCCGTCAGCGAGGTGGCTTGCCACTTCCAGGAATACATCCACAAGCAGTACGAGCTGCGCGTGACCATCATCGCCGGTCGCATCTTCGCCGCCAAGCTGCATTCGCAGGACGATCCGCGCACGGCCGTGGATTCGCGCGATATGTCGGCGGAAATCCTGTATGAAGCGACCGAGCTGCCCGACGAGATCAAGGAACGCTGCCTGGTCTTCGTGCAAAGCTATGGCCTGAACTACAGCGCGCTCGACCTGATCGTCACGCCCGAAGGCGAATACGTCTTCCTCGAAAACAATCCGAGCGGCCAGTTCCTGTACGTGGAACAGCTGATCCCCGAATTCAAGATGCTGGACGCCGTCGCCGACCGTCTCAGCCAGGAGGCCGCATGCCGCATTTGA
- a CDS encoding LysR family transcriptional regulator ArgP yields MLLDSRQSEALLAVLDSGSFEQAAASLHLTPSAVSQRVSAMEAAIGAPLVVRSRPCRATGPGQRLLQYLRRSRLLEQEFFAELEEDGGRPLSVALAVNNDTLATWLLPELAPFLIRERLLLDITLDDQDHTYSLLELGQAIACISSQPLPMRGCVVEPLGFMRYSLLGTPDYRERYFSAGFEREAARKAPVVVFDRKDMLQANFIQQVLGLPPGSYPSLYIPAAEAFLNAVRLGLGSGMLPSQQYGSDLETGKLTDLAPGRYLDVHLYWHSWRVQSPRLEKLSAEAIAAARRVLRQDDAGEADQELA; encoded by the coding sequence ATGCTGCTCGATTCCCGCCAAAGCGAGGCGCTGCTTGCCGTTCTCGACAGCGGCAGCTTTGAACAGGCTGCCGCCAGCCTGCACCTGACCCCGTCCGCCGTCTCCCAGCGCGTCAGCGCCATGGAAGCGGCCATCGGCGCGCCGCTGGTGGTGCGCAGCCGTCCCTGCCGCGCCACCGGGCCGGGGCAGCGGCTGCTGCAATATCTGCGCCGCAGCCGTTTGCTGGAACAGGAGTTTTTCGCCGAATTGGAAGAGGATGGCGGCCGTCCATTAAGCGTGGCGCTGGCCGTGAATAACGATACGCTGGCGACCTGGTTATTGCCGGAATTGGCGCCGTTTTTAATCCGTGAGCGCCTTTTATTGGATATCACACTGGACGACCAGGACCATACTTATTCGCTGCTGGAATTGGGGCAGGCGATTGCCTGCATTTCTAGCCAGCCTTTGCCGATGCGCGGTTGCGTGGTCGAGCCTTTGGGTTTTATGCGCTACAGCTTATTGGGCACGCCCGATTATCGCGAGCGCTATTTCAGCGCCGGTTTTGAACGGGAAGCGGCGCGCAAGGCGCCGGTAGTGGTATTCGACCGCAAGGATATGCTGCAGGCGAATTTCATTCAACAGGTTTTAGGCCTGCCGCCCGGCAGTTATCCAAGCCTCTATATTCCGGCGGCCGAAGCGTTTTTAAATGCCGTGCGTCTCGGATTAGGCAGCGGCATGCTGCCGTCCCAGCAATACGGCAGCGATCTGGAAACGGGAAAATTAACCGACCTGGCACCCGGGCGTTATTTGGACGTGCATCTGTACTGGCATTCGTGGCGGGTGCAATCGCCGCGGCTGGAAAAGCTGAGCGCCGAGGCAATCGCCGCCGCCCGCCGCGTGCTGCGCCAGGACGACGCCGGGGAGGCAGATCAGGAGCTGGCGTAA
- a CDS encoding ABC transporter ATP-binding protein gives MTSPARKTNPHLERLQLLRPFAGRLALGLFFMVLTVMVQLAYPKAIAYFIDGMSEKKSESWFILLGSLMLGVFILQAIATTLRYYLFESTGYMIVTRIRRQLFGALIGKKISFFDRHNVGELSNRLTADVEVLHETLTMGAAISLRCLCILIGGVTMLLIISPALTLMLAFFIPASLLLSHWAGKRIRKHSRNMQQSQADCGKTAYEHLANIRLVHAFNQGRTAARRYGQSTEDALKVSLSTTRMMAAFRGWSIFLVYMSLLVTLWFGAKLILEDALTIGELTAFILYSTMVTDAASAVTDFWSEWMRTIGATERIFELIGEQEEVAPTVAALALQGNVAFRDVVFAYPERPDKLALRGISFTIAAGEKIALVGASGAGKSTIASMLLGFYEAQQGSIAFDGTALTPVNASAMRDNIAIVEQEPSLFSGSIYENIAFAVSEREASLAEVMAAARLANAHDFIQAFPQGYETIVGERGVQLSGGQKQRVAIARALLRNPRILILDEATSALDSASEVQVQNALDKLMAGRTTIIIAHRYSTIVKADRILVLEQGRIAQQGRHRELMQDAAGLYHYLMENQLAQYKTITEAHAEAA, from the coding sequence ATGACGTCCCCCGCGCGTAAAACCAATCCCCATCTGGAACGCCTGCAGCTGCTGCGTCCCTTCGCCGGCCGGCTGGCGCTGGGCCTGTTCTTCATGGTGCTGACGGTGATGGTGCAATTGGCCTATCCCAAGGCCATCGCCTACTTCATCGACGGCATGAGCGAGAAGAAGAGCGAATCCTGGTTCATCCTGCTTGGCTCGCTGATGCTGGGCGTATTCATCCTGCAGGCGATTGCCACCACGCTGCGCTACTACCTGTTCGAGTCGACCGGCTATATGATCGTCACGCGCATCCGGCGCCAGCTGTTCGGGGCGCTGATCGGCAAGAAGATCAGCTTCTTCGACCGCCACAATGTGGGCGAGTTGAGCAACCGCTTGACGGCCGATGTGGAGGTGCTGCACGAAACCCTGACCATGGGCGCGGCGATTTCCCTGCGCTGCCTGTGCATCCTGATTGGCGGCGTGACCATGCTGCTGATTATTTCGCCGGCGCTGACCCTGATGCTGGCCTTCTTCATTCCGGCCAGCCTGCTGCTGTCGCACTGGGCCGGCAAGCGCATCCGCAAGCATTCGCGCAATATGCAGCAAAGCCAGGCCGATTGCGGCAAGACCGCCTATGAGCATCTGGCGAATATCCGTCTGGTGCATGCCTTCAACCAGGGCCGGACGGCGGCGCGGCGCTATGGCCAGTCCACCGAGGATGCGCTGAAGGTTTCCCTGTCGACCACGCGCATGATGGCCGCCTTCCGCGGCTGGTCCATCTTCCTTGTGTATATGAGTTTGCTGGTGACGCTGTGGTTCGGCGCAAAACTGATCCTGGAGGATGCGCTGACCATCGGCGAGCTGACCGCCTTCATCCTGTACTCGACCATGGTGACCGATGCCGCCAGCGCGGTGACGGACTTCTGGAGCGAGTGGATGCGCACCATCGGCGCCACCGAGCGGATTTTTGAGCTGATCGGCGAGCAGGAGGAGGTGGCGCCGACGGTGGCGGCGCTGGCGCTGCAAGGCAATGTGGCCTTCCGCGACGTGGTGTTCGCCTATCCGGAGCGGCCGGACAAGCTGGCCCTGCGCGGCATCAGCTTCACTATCGCGGCGGGCGAGAAGATTGCGCTGGTCGGCGCTTCAGGTGCGGGCAAGTCCACCATCGCCAGCATGCTGCTCGGCTTTTACGAGGCCCAGCAGGGCAGCATCGCTTTCGACGGCACGGCATTGACGCCGGTGAATGCCAGCGCCATGCGCGACAATATCGCCATCGTCGAACAGGAGCCTTCGCTGTTTTCCGGATCGATCTACGAGAACATCGCCTTTGCCGTCTCCGAACGCGAAGCCTCGCTGGCCGAAGTCATGGCCGCCGCCAGGCTGGCGAACGCGCACGACTTCATCCAGGCTTTCCCGCAGGGCTACGAAACCATCGTCGGCGAGCGCGGCGTGCAGCTCTCGGGCGGACAGAAACAGCGGGTGGCGATCGCCCGCGCCCTGCTGCGCAATCCGCGCATCCTGATCCTGGACGAAGCCACCAGCGCGCTCGATTCGGCCAGCGAAGTGCAGGTGCAGAATGCGCTGGACAAGCTGATGGCGGGCCGCACCACCATCATCATCGCCCACCGTTATTCGACCATCGTGAAGGCCGACCGCATCCTGGTGCTGGAGCAGGGCCGTATCGCGCAGCAGGGCCGCCACCGCGAACTGATGCAGGACGCGGCCGGCCTCTATCACTATCTGATGGAAAACCAGCTGGCGCAGTATAAAACCATCACCGAGGCCCATGCCGAAGCGGCTTGA
- a CDS encoding redoxin domain-containing protein, protein MDANVLYAVLIILALSVALNLKLTFSLLSSVRNMMAAQGQDFTLPVGEVVPEVRGKPMMGGKKAVFTAGPRPAVLLFLSSGCPKCKSKLPEIGRMLARADEAGLDIWLVSREAKWRLRRFLRGTALPGVTMRVSTDEFKVLNPTMTSPYYMFLNESGSLEAGGMIGDENWLSFREQMDDAEVEAQTEEEAAA, encoded by the coding sequence ATGGACGCGAATGTGCTGTATGCCGTGCTGATCATCCTGGCGCTCAGCGTGGCGCTGAACCTGAAGCTTACCTTCAGCCTGCTCAGCTCCGTGCGCAATATGATGGCGGCCCAAGGCCAGGACTTCACGCTGCCGGTGGGCGAGGTCGTACCGGAAGTGCGGGGCAAGCCGATGATGGGCGGGAAGAAGGCTGTCTTTACGGCGGGGCCGCGGCCGGCGGTGCTGCTCTTCCTGTCCAGCGGCTGCCCAAAGTGCAAATCCAAGCTGCCCGAAATCGGGCGCATGCTGGCGCGCGCCGACGAGGCGGGGCTCGATATCTGGCTGGTCAGCCGCGAAGCGAAATGGCGCTTGCGCCGCTTCCTGCGCGGCACCGCGCTGCCCGGCGTGACCATGCGCGTCTCGACCGATGAATTCAAGGTGCTGAATCCGACCATGACCTCGCCCTACTATATGTTCCTGAACGAGAGCGGCAGCCTGGAAGCGGGCGGCATGATCGGCGACGAGAACTGGCTCAGCTTCCGCGAGCAGATGGACGACGCCGAAGTGGAAGCGCAGACGGAAGAGGAGGCTGCGGCATGA
- a CDS encoding type II asparaginase, producing MLRKKFTHYFIALFGALFLLSAQAEQAAAKLGNVTILATGGTIAGSGATSTTTVGYTAATVGVQQLIAAVPELAKVANVKGEQVFQIASESMTNEHWLTLGKRVNALLAQNDVDGIVITHGTDTMEETAYFLNLVVKSKKPVVLVGAMRPSTALSADGPINLYNAVLLAASPEAVGKGVMIAMADQIHSARDVSKTNTSTPDSFKSSELGMIGYIQGNKPFFYRVSTRKHTTDTEFDIANLQSLPQVDIVYGYANMNTVALDAFVANGAKGIIHAGTGDGSVAAKVKPGLVAARKKGTLIVRSSRVGQGILARNGEANDDELDFVVSDTLNAQKARILLMLALTKTNDSKAIQRMFYTY from the coding sequence ATGCTGCGCAAAAAGTTCACGCACTACTTCATCGCCTTGTTTGGCGCCCTCTTCCTGCTTTCGGCGCAAGCCGAACAGGCTGCCGCCAAGCTCGGCAATGTCACCATCCTCGCCACCGGCGGCACCATTGCCGGCAGTGGCGCCACCAGCACCACGACCGTAGGCTATACCGCCGCCACCGTCGGCGTGCAGCAGCTGATCGCCGCTGTGCCTGAACTGGCCAAGGTCGCCAACGTCAAAGGCGAACAGGTATTCCAGATCGCCAGCGAAAGCATGACCAACGAGCACTGGCTGACCCTGGGCAAGCGCGTGAATGCGCTGCTGGCGCAGAACGACGTGGACGGCATCGTGATCACCCACGGCACCGACACCATGGAAGAAACCGCTTACTTCCTGAACCTGGTGGTCAAGAGCAAGAAGCCCGTCGTCCTGGTGGGCGCCATGCGCCCGTCCACCGCCCTGTCGGCCGACGGTCCGATCAATCTGTACAACGCCGTGCTGCTGGCGGCCAGCCCTGAAGCGGTGGGCAAAGGCGTGATGATCGCCATGGCCGACCAGATCCACAGCGCGCGCGATGTGAGCAAAACCAATACCTCGACCCCGGATTCCTTCAAATCCTCCGAGCTGGGCATGATCGGTTACATCCAGGGCAACAAGCCATTCTTCTACCGCGTTTCGACCCGCAAGCACACCACCGACACCGAGTTCGACATCGCCAATCTGCAATCCCTGCCGCAAGTGGATATCGTGTACGGCTACGCCAATATGAATACCGTGGCGCTGGATGCCTTCGTCGCCAATGGCGCCAAAGGTATTATCCACGCCGGCACCGGCGACGGCAGCGTTGCCGCCAAAGTAAAACCCGGCCTGGTCGCGGCACGCAAAAAAGGCACGCTGATCGTACGTTCGAGCCGCGTCGGCCAAGGTATCCTGGCACGCAATGGCGAAGCCAATGACGATGAGCTCGACTTCGTGGTATCCGATACGCTGAATGCACAGAAAGCCCGCATTCTGCTGATGCTGGCGCTGACCAAAACCAATGACAGCAAAGCCATCCAGCGCATGTTCTATACCTATTAA
- a CDS encoding LysE/ArgO family amino acid transporter, which produces MLFAQSYLNGLGLGASLIMAIGAQNAHVLRMGIQRSNVGVTVAACIVIDALLIGLGVAGAGALIQDSPLLLGLARWGGAAFLIWYGLRSWKSLLGSHSIDLSSQSAMPTARKALVSVVALSLLNPHVYLDTVVLLGSVGGSYPVDQQTSFSVGAMTASVLWFCALGFGAARLSNVLQRPIVWKIIEGLTGAIMLALAASLILRG; this is translated from the coding sequence ATGCTATTTGCACAAAGTTATTTGAACGGACTGGGCCTCGGGGCCAGTCTCATCATGGCCATCGGCGCCCAGAACGCCCATGTGTTACGCATGGGTATCCAGCGCTCGAACGTGGGGGTGACCGTGGCGGCCTGCATCGTCATCGATGCCCTGCTGATCGGCCTGGGCGTGGCGGGCGCGGGCGCCCTGATCCAGGATTCCCCGCTGCTGCTGGGCCTGGCACGCTGGGGCGGCGCCGCCTTCCTGATCTGGTATGGCTTGCGCAGCTGGAAATCCCTGCTGGGCAGCCACAGCATCGACTTGAGCAGCCAAAGCGCCATGCCGACCGCGCGCAAAGCCCTGGTCAGCGTGGTCGCCCTGTCCCTGCTCAATCCCCATGTCTATCTGGACACCGTGGTCCTGCTGGGCAGCGTGGGCGGCAGCTATCCGGTGGACCAGCAGACCAGCTTCTCAGTCGGCGCCATGACCGCCTCGGTCTTGTGGTTCTGCGCCCTCGGCTTCGGCGCCGCCCGCCTCTCCAACGTCCTGCAGCGCCCCATCGTCTGGAAAATCATCGAAGGCCTGACCGGCGCCATCATGCTGGCCCTGGCTGCCAGCCTGATTCTGCGCGGCTAA
- a CDS encoding MauE/DoxX family redox-associated membrane protein, which yields MAAPVFIAEVFRYFLAFLLFFAALGKYRTFAQFQTNLTESLGLGRGLSAWLAPALVGLESGLALLIVAGIGFSYQGMLAALLLFSCFTAFIGYKYVKEGIVKCSCFGESERSVSGFDLLRNVLVILSAAFYLAFAGAAGLAWPVLLMAAALALILTVIAIEFHDLAMLLVHSSKGYV from the coding sequence ATGGCGGCGCCGGTCTTCATCGCGGAAGTATTCCGCTATTTTCTGGCTTTCCTGCTGTTCTTCGCGGCGCTGGGCAAGTACCGCACTTTTGCCCAATTCCAGACCAATCTGACGGAATCGCTGGGCCTGGGGCGCGGCTTGAGCGCCTGGCTGGCGCCCGCCCTGGTGGGGCTGGAATCCGGACTGGCCCTGCTGATCGTGGCCGGCATCGGCTTCAGCTACCAGGGCATGCTGGCGGCGCTGCTGCTGTTTTCCTGCTTTACCGCCTTCATCGGCTACAAGTATGTGAAAGAGGGCATCGTCAAATGCAGCTGCTTCGGCGAGTCGGAGCGTTCGGTCTCGGGTTTCGACCTGCTGCGCAATGTGCTGGTGATCCTGAGCGCGGCTTTCTATCTGGCTTTTGCCGGTGCGGCAGGCCTGGCCTGGCCTGTGCTGCTGATGGCAGCCGCCCTGGCGCTGATCCTGACCGTGATCGCCATCGAATTCCATGACCTGGCCATGTTGCTGGTGCATTCGTCGAAAGGATATGTGTGA